AAATATGTAAAATTCTCGGCAAAATTCAAATTACAATAAAGAAACGTAATTCGTAATTTTAATTTTTTAATTGAATATGGATCAATTAGGCAATACACTTTGGAAAATCGCAGACGAATTGCGTGGTGCAATGAACGCTGACCAGTTCCGCGATTATATGCTTTCGTTTTTGTTCCTGCGTTATTTAAGCGATAACTACGAAACAGCAGCCAAAAAGGAATTGGGGAAAGATTATCCTGCACCAAATGGAAGCATTACACCGTTGGCAAAATGGTATCAGGAAAATCCGGATGACATCACCGATTTTGAAAAACAGATGCGAAGGAAGGTTCACTATGTAATTGAGCCAACGCATTTGTGGAACAGCATTGCCGAATTGGCCAAAACCCAAAGCAAAGAATTGCTTCGCACTTTGCAGGATGCTTTTAAATACATAGAAAACGAATCTTTTGAAAGCACCTTTCAGGGCTTGTTTTCCGAGATTAATTTAGATTCTGAAAAACTCGGCAAGAACTATGAAGAACGAAATAAAAAACTCTGCAACATCATTCAGAAAATTGCAGAAGGCATCAACAGCTTTGATAAAAACATTGATTACTTAGGCGATGCTTACGAATTTTTGATTGGAAAATTTGCGGCAGGTTCAGGACAAAAAGCAGGAGAATTTTATACCCCGCAACGTATTTCAGATATTCTTTCAGGCATTGTAACGCTTGACAGCCAGGACCCAAGCAAAGGAGAAAAGAAAAAGATTGAACGGGTTTTAGACTTTGCCTGTGGTTCGGGTTCATTGTTGCTGAACGTTCGCAAAAAAATGAATGATGCCAATGGAACAATCGGTAAAATATTCGGACAAGAAAAAAACATCACTACTTACAACTTAGCACGCATGAACATGCTTTTGCATGGTGTGAAGGATACCGAATTTGAAATTCATCACGGAGACACGTTGCTCAACGATTGGGAGATATTAAATGAAATGAATCCCGCTAAAAAGTTCGAATTTGATGCCATTGTTGCCAATCCGCCTTTCAGTTATCGCTGGGAACCAACAGAAGCGATGGGGGAAGATTTCAGATTTAAAAGTTACGGGCTTGCGCCTAAATCAGCAGCCGACTTTGCATTTCTATTACACGGGTTTCATTTCCTGAGTAAAGAGGGAACAATGGCAATCATTTTGCCACATGGTGTTTTATTCAGAAGCGGATCGGAAGAACGTATCAGAACAAAATTGCTTAAGGACGGAAATATTGATACCGTCATTGGACTTCCTGCCAACTTGTTTTTCTCAACTGGTATTCCCGTTTGCATATTGGTTTTAAAGAAGTGCAAAAAGTTTGACGATGTATTATTCATTAATGCCGTTGACCATTTTGAAAAAGGAAAACGACAAAACAACTTACTCCCTGAGAATATTGAAAAAATAATTGACACATACAGAAACCGTAAAGAAGAAATACGTTACTCCCGCAGAGTAACTATGGAAGAAATCGTGAAAAACGAATTCAACCTGAATATTTCAAGGTATGTAAGTACATCATTGGACGAAAAACTCATAGATTTGAAGGAGGTAAACAAAAAACTGGTTGCCCTTGACAATGATATAAAAAAAGCAAGAGAGACACACAATCAATTTTTAGAGGAATTGGGACTTCCACCAATTTAACTGAAAGCAAT
This is a stretch of genomic DNA from Sphingobacteriales bacterium. It encodes these proteins:
- a CDS encoding type I restriction-modification system subunit M, which produces MDQLGNTLWKIADELRGAMNADQFRDYMLSFLFLRYLSDNYETAAKKELGKDYPAPNGSITPLAKWYQENPDDITDFEKQMRRKVHYVIEPTHLWNSIAELAKTQSKELLRTLQDAFKYIENESFESTFQGLFSEINLDSEKLGKNYEERNKKLCNIIQKIAEGINSFDKNIDYLGDAYEFLIGKFAAGSGQKAGEFYTPQRISDILSGIVTLDSQDPSKGEKKKIERVLDFACGSGSLLLNVRKKMNDANGTIGKIFGQEKNITTYNLARMNMLLHGVKDTEFEIHHGDTLLNDWEILNEMNPAKKFEFDAIVANPPFSYRWEPTEAMGEDFRFKSYGLAPKSAADFAFLLHGFHFLSKEGTMAIILPHGVLFRSGSEERIRTKLLKDGNIDTVIGLPANLFFSTGIPVCILVLKKCKKFDDVLFINAVDHFEKGKRQNNLLPENIEKIIDTYRNRKEEIRYSRRVTMEEIVKNEFNLNISRYVSTSLDEKLIDLKEVNKKLVALDNDIKKARETHNQFLEELGLPPI